In a single window of the Pseudomonas sp. B21-015 genome:
- a CDS encoding acyl-CoA thioesterase, which yields MEPGNAQLSMTVLMTPDMANFSGNVHGGTLLKYLDEVAYACASRYAGRYVVTLSVDQVIFREPIHVGELVTFLASVNYTGNTSMEVGIKVVTENIRERSVRHTNSCFFTMVAVDDQRKPAAVPPLQPQHSEDKRRYMQAQQRRQIRQELEKRYQEIKGDA from the coding sequence ATGGAACCCGGAAACGCCCAGCTGTCGATGACGGTATTGATGACCCCCGACATGGCCAACTTCTCTGGCAATGTCCACGGCGGCACCTTGCTCAAATACCTCGATGAAGTGGCCTACGCCTGCGCCAGCCGGTATGCCGGCCGCTACGTGGTGACCCTGTCGGTGGATCAGGTGATCTTCCGCGAACCGATTCACGTCGGCGAACTGGTGACCTTTCTGGCCTCGGTCAACTACACCGGCAATACCTCGATGGAGGTCGGCATCAAGGTCGTGACCGAGAACATCCGCGAGCGCTCGGTGCGCCACACCAACAGCTGCTTCTTCACCATGGTCGCGGTGGATGACCAGCGCAAACCGGCCGCCGTCCCGCCGCTGCAACCGCAGCACAGCGAAGACAAGCGTCGGTACATGCAGGCCCAGCAGCGTCGGCAGATTCGTCAGGAACTGGAAAAGCGCTATCAGGAAATCAAGGGCGACGCCTGA